A single genomic interval of Zobellia nedashkovskayae harbors:
- a CDS encoding 6-phosphofructokinase, translated as MAPKKSILLFCGGGPAPGINAVISTVAKIFLKDGYRVLGLHEGFKGIFSEEPQIKEFDFAHADRIFSRGGSTLIMSRFKPKDEKINTKLFSDNNVKLLVSIGGDDTASTANRITGYLTKENIFISNIHVPKTIDNDLPLPDRNPTFGFHSAKDEGVRIGNTTYEDARTSQNWFVMSTMGRSAGHLAFGIATSCHFPMVVIPEMFNNTPITFDKVVRLIISSIIKRKIENINYGVALVSEGVFHIMPDNEIDHCGINFTYDDHGHPELGNVSKSHIFNMLVQTKLKELGINIKSRPVELGYELRCCRPIGFDLTLCTLLGLGVKKLFDQGISGCIVTANSRGEVTPLFLEDIQGADGKIAPRLVNIDSEFAKLFFQNMHYIQESDYEAAKAYLPNPERYDFNKILSEQ; from the coding sequence ATGGCTCCTAAAAAATCGATATTACTTTTTTGTGGTGGTGGTCCCGCACCGGGCATCAACGCTGTTATTAGTACGGTGGCAAAAATCTTTCTTAAAGATGGCTATCGTGTACTAGGCCTTCATGAAGGGTTCAAAGGTATTTTTTCCGAAGAACCACAAATAAAGGAATTCGATTTTGCACATGCCGATCGTATTTTCAGTCGTGGCGGATCTACTCTAATTATGAGTAGATTTAAACCAAAGGACGAAAAAATAAATACGAAACTTTTTTCCGATAATAATGTAAAACTATTAGTCAGTATAGGCGGTGATGACACCGCCTCTACGGCTAACAGAATTACAGGGTATTTGACCAAAGAGAATATTTTTATTTCAAATATTCACGTTCCTAAAACTATAGATAACGATTTACCCCTACCCGACCGAAACCCAACTTTTGGATTTCATTCGGCAAAGGACGAAGGCGTGCGTATTGGTAATACTACCTACGAAGATGCCCGTACCAGTCAAAACTGGTTCGTCATGTCTACTATGGGGCGCTCTGCAGGTCATTTGGCATTTGGTATTGCTACCAGTTGTCATTTCCCTATGGTGGTCATTCCCGAGATGTTCAACAATACCCCTATCACTTTTGATAAGGTAGTACGGTTGATTATTTCATCCATCATAAAAAGAAAAATAGAAAATATAAATTATGGTGTGGCGCTCGTAAGCGAAGGCGTTTTTCATATTATGCCAGATAACGAGATTGACCATTGCGGTATCAATTTTACGTATGATGACCACGGCCACCCAGAATTGGGTAACGTGAGTAAATCTCATATTTTTAATATGTTGGTCCAGACCAAATTAAAAGAATTGGGTATTAATATAAAAAGTAGACCAGTAGAACTAGGTTATGAACTTAGATGCTGCAGGCCTATTGGTTTTGACCTGACTCTTTGTACCCTTTTAGGACTTGGTGTTAAAAAACTATTTGACCAAGGTATTAGTGGTTGTATCGTTACGGCAAACTCCCGCGGTGAAGTAACCCCATTGTTTTTAGAGGATATACAAGGAGCGGATGGTAAGATTGCCCCTCGCCTAGTAAATATAGACTCTGAATTCGCTAAGCTTTTCTTTCAGAATATGCATTATATTCAGGAAAGCGATTACGAAGCAGCAAAAGCATATCTTCCGAATCCGGAAAGATATGATTTCAATAAAATTTTATCAGAACAATAA